One window of the Nicotiana tabacum cultivar K326 chromosome 4, ASM71507v2, whole genome shotgun sequence genome contains the following:
- the LOC107774412 gene encoding chaperone protein ClpD, chloroplastic isoform X2, whose product MELTCSSPLSVNSTISFNSQLRRYVSAYPHKRCQTVFSLFPYCPSSSSHITTTTTTTATTATSSSTSSLFGISLSHRPCNSIPRKIKRSLYIVSGVFERFTERSIKAVMFSQKEAKALGKDMVYTQHLLLGLIAEDRSPGGFLGSRITIDKAREAVRSIWHDDVEDDKAKLASQDSGSATSATDVAFSSSTKRVFEAAVEYSRTMGHNFIAPEHIAFGLFTVDDGNATRVLKRLGVNVNRLAAEAVSRLQGELAKDGREPISFKRSRDKSFPGKITIDRSAEKANAEKNALEQFCVDLTARASEGLIDPVIGRETEVQRIIEILCRRTKNNPILLGQAGVGKTAIAEGLAINIAEGNIPAFLMKKRVMSLDIGLLISGAKERGELEGRVTTLIKEVKKSGNIILFIDEVHTLVGAGTVGRGNKGSGLDIANLLKPALGRGELQCIASTTMDEFRLHIEKDKAFARRFQPVLINEPSQADAVQILLGLCEKYESHHKCRYSLDAINAAVQLSARYIPDRYLPDKAIDLIDEAGSKSRMQAHKRRKEQQVSVLSQSPSDYWQEIRAVQAMHEVILASKLTENDDASCLNDDSELHLQPASSSTSDEDEPPVVGPEEIAAVASLWTGIPLKQLTVDERMLLVGLDEQLRKRVVGQDEAVTAICRAVKRSRTGLKDPNRPISAMLFCGPTGVGKSELAKALAASYFGSESAMLRLDMSEYMERHTVSKLIGSPPGYVGYGEGGTLTEAIRRKPFTVVLLDEIEKAHPDIFNILLQLFEDGHLTDSQGRRVSFKNALIVMTSNVGSTAIVKGRQNTIGFLLADDESAASYAGMKAIVMEELKTYFRPELMNRLDEVVVFRPLEKPQMLQILDLMLQEVRARLVSLEISLEVSEAVMELICQQGFDRNYGARPLRRAVTQMVEDLLSESLLSGDLKPGDVAIINLDESGNPVVANKSTQSIHLSDANGNPVVTNR is encoded by the exons ATGGAATTAACGTGCTCGTCTCCACTTTCTGTGAACTCAACAATCAGCTTCAATTCTCAGCTTCGTCGCTATGTTTCTGCTTACCCTCACAAGAGATGTCAAACCGTGTTTTCGCTTTTCCCATATTGCCCTTCTTCCTCCTCTcatattactactactactactactaccgcCACCACCGCTACTAGCAGTTCTACTTCGTCCCTTTTTGGAATTTCCCTTTCTCATCGACCCTGTAATTCAATTCCTCGTAAAATCAAGCGCTCTTTGTATATTGTCTCTGGAGTGTTCGAGAGATTTACTGAGAGATCGATCAAAGCTGTGATGTTTTCACAGAAAGAAGCAAAGGCTTTGGGCAAAGATATGGTGTATACACAGCATCTTTTGCTGGGTCTGATCGCAGAGGATCGTAGCCCTGGTGGATTCCTTGGTTCTCGGATAACTATTGATAAAGCCCGCGAAGCTGTTCGGAGCATATGGCATGATGACGTGGAGGATGATAAAGCGAAACTGGCTTCTCAGGACTCCGGTTCTGCTACGTCGGCTACTGATGTAGCGTTTTCTTCAAGTACAAAGCGCGTATTTGAGGCGGCGGTTGAGTATTCAAGGACCATGGGACATAATTTTATTGCTCCTGAGCATATTGCTTTTGGTTTGTTCACCGTTGATGATGGTAACGCTACTCGTGTGCTCAAGAG GTTAGGAGTAAATGTAAATCGGTTGGCAGCTGAGGCAGTTTCCAGGCTTCAAGGAGAGCTTGCTAAAGATGGTAGAGAGCCAATTTCATTCAAAAGGTCGCGCGATAAATCTTTTCCTGGAAAAATAACTATCGACAGATCCGCTGAGAAAGCAAATG CAGAGAAAAATGCTCTGGAGCAATTTTGTGTGGATCTTACTGCCCGTGCAAGTGAGGGCCTTATAGACCCAGTAATTGGCAGAGAGACTGAAGTTCAGAGAATTATCGAGATTCTCTGCCGTCGAACCAAAAACAATCCTATTCTGCTTGGTCAAGCTGGGGTTGGGAAGACAGCAATAGCCGAAGGGCTGGCGATAAACATTGCTGAGGGAAATATCCCTGCATTTTTAATG AAAAAGCGGGTAATGTCTTTAGACATTGGACTACTGATTTCAGGTGCAAAGGAGAGGGGTGAACTAGAGGGGCGCGTGACTACATTAATTAAGGAGGTAAAAAAGTCAG GCAATATCATTCTATTCATAGATGAGGTCCACACCCTTGTTGGTGCTGGCACAGTTGGACGGGGAAATAAGGGTTCTGGTCTTGACATTGCTAATTTGCTAAAGCCAGCACTTGGGCGGGGTGAACTGCAG TGTATTGCATCTACCACCATGGATGAGTTCAGATTGCACATTGAGAAGGACAAGGCCTTTGCCCGAAGGTTCCAGCCCGTCTTGATTAATGAACCAAGTCAG GCGGATGCTGTCCAGATACTGTTGGGATTGTGTGAGAAATATGAGTCACATCATAAGTGTAGATACAGTTTGGATGCCATAAATGCTGCTGTGCAACTGTCAGCAAGATATATACCGGATAGGTATCTTCCCGACAAAGCTATTGATCTTATTGATGAGGCTGGTAGTAAATCTCGTATGCAAGCtcacaaaagaagaaaggaacaGCAGGTATCTGTACTCTCACAATCACCTAGTGATTATTGGCAGGAGATTAGAGCTGTTCAAGCCATGCATGAAGTG ATCCTGGCAAGCAAGCTGACAGAAAATGATGATGCATCTTGTTTGAATGATGACAGTGAACTTCATTTACAGCCAGCATCGTCTTCTACATCTGATGAAGATGA ACCTCCGGTAGTTGGACCTGAGGAAATAGCAGCAGTTGCTTCACTCTGGACAGGCATTCCCCTTAAGCAGCTTACTGTTGATGAAAGAATGCTTCTGGTTGGTCTTGATGAGCAGCTTAGAAAAAGGGTTGTTGGTCAGGATGAGGCTGTTACAGCCATTTGTCGGGCTGTTAAGAGATCCAGAACTGGCCTTAAGGACCCAAATAGACCAATTTCGGCAATGCTCTTCTGTGGTCCTACTGGAGTTGGAAAATCTGAACTAGCTAAAGCTTTGGCAGCGTCTTATTTTGGTTCT GAATCTGCCATGCTAAGATTGGATATGAGTGAATACATGGAGCGGCATACTGTGAGCAAGTTAATTGGATCGCCTCCTGGTTATGTAGGCTATGGAGAAGGAGGAACACTTACTGAAGCTATCAGAAGAAAGCCTTTCACTGTAGTGCTGCTAGATGAGATTGAAAAGGCTCATCCTGACATATTCAATATTCTCCTTCAGTTGTTTGAAGATGGTCACCTAACAGACTCTCAG GGAAGAAGAGTATCATTTAAGAATGCCCTGATAGTGATGACTTCTAATGTGGGTTCTACAGCCATAGTAAAGGGTAGACAGAATACTATTGGCTTCTTGCTTGCTGATGACGAATCAGCAGCCTCCTATGCTGGTATGAAAGCAATAGTGATGGAAGAGCTCAAGACATATTTCCGCCCAGAGTTGATGAATAGGCTAGACGAAGTAGTAGTATTCCGTCCTCTAGAGAAGCCCCAG ATGCTCCAGATACTAGACCTGATGCTGCAGGAGGTAAGGGCTAGGCTTGTTTCATTGGAAATAAGCTTGGAGGTGTCAGAAGCAGTAATGGAGCTTATATGCCAACAAGGATTTGACAGAAACTACGGTGCACGCCCTCTTAGGAGGGCTGTTACTCAAATGGTTGAAGATCTCCTGAGTGAATCTTTACTTTCTGGGGATCTCAAGCCTGGTGATGTAGCTATAATTAATTTAGATGAGTCTGGAAATCCTGTTGTCGCTAACAAGTCAACCCAGAGTATCCATTTGTCTGATGCGAACGGAAATCCAGTTGTCACAAACAGGTGA
- the LOC107774412 gene encoding chaperone protein ClpD, chloroplastic isoform X3, with protein sequence MELTCSSPLSVNSTISFNSQLRRYVSAYPHKRCQTVFSLFPYCPSSSSHITTTTTTTATTATSSSTSSLFGISLSHRPCNSIPRKIKRSLYIVSGVFERFTERSIKAVMFSQKEAKALGKDMVYTQHLLLGLIAEDRSPGGFLGSRITIDKAREAVRSIWHDDVEDDKAKLASQDSGSATSATDVAFSSSTKRVFEAAVEYSRTMGHNFIAPEHIAFGLFTVDDGNATRVLKRLGVNVNRLAAEAVSRLQGELAKDGREPISFKRSRDKSFPGKITIDRSAEKANEKNALEQFCVDLTARASEGLIDPVIGRETEVQRIIEILCRRTKNNPILLGQAGVGKTAIAEGLAINIAEGNIPAFLMKKRVMSLDIGLLISGAKERGELEGRVTTLIKEVKKSGNIILFIDEVHTLVGAGTVGRGNKGSGLDIANLLKPALGRGELQCIASTTMDEFRLHIEKDKAFARRFQPVLINEPSQADAVQILLGLCEKYESHHKCRYSLDAINAAVQLSARYIPDRYLPDKAIDLIDEAGSKSRMQAHKRRKEQQVSVLSQSPSDYWQEIRAVQAMHEVQILASKLTENDDASCLNDDSELHLQPASSSTSDEDEPPVVGPEEIAAVASLWTGIPLKQLTVDERMLLVGLDEQLRKRVVGQDEAVTAICRAVKRSRTGLKDPNRPISAMLFCGPTGVGKSELAKALAASYFGSESAMLRLDMSEYMERHTVSKLIGSPPGYVGYGEGGTLTEAIRRKPFTVVLLDEIEKAHPDIFNILLQLFEDGHLTDSQGRRVSFKNALIVMTSNVGSTAIVKGRQNTIGFLLADDESAASYAGMKAIVMEELKTYFRPELMNRLDEVVVFRPLEKPQMLQILDLMLQEVRARLVSLEISLEVSEAVMELICQQGFDRNYGARPLRRAVTQMVEDLLSESLLSGDLKPGDVAIINLDESGNPVVANKSTQSIHLSDANGNPVVTNR encoded by the exons ATGGAATTAACGTGCTCGTCTCCACTTTCTGTGAACTCAACAATCAGCTTCAATTCTCAGCTTCGTCGCTATGTTTCTGCTTACCCTCACAAGAGATGTCAAACCGTGTTTTCGCTTTTCCCATATTGCCCTTCTTCCTCCTCTcatattactactactactactactaccgcCACCACCGCTACTAGCAGTTCTACTTCGTCCCTTTTTGGAATTTCCCTTTCTCATCGACCCTGTAATTCAATTCCTCGTAAAATCAAGCGCTCTTTGTATATTGTCTCTGGAGTGTTCGAGAGATTTACTGAGAGATCGATCAAAGCTGTGATGTTTTCACAGAAAGAAGCAAAGGCTTTGGGCAAAGATATGGTGTATACACAGCATCTTTTGCTGGGTCTGATCGCAGAGGATCGTAGCCCTGGTGGATTCCTTGGTTCTCGGATAACTATTGATAAAGCCCGCGAAGCTGTTCGGAGCATATGGCATGATGACGTGGAGGATGATAAAGCGAAACTGGCTTCTCAGGACTCCGGTTCTGCTACGTCGGCTACTGATGTAGCGTTTTCTTCAAGTACAAAGCGCGTATTTGAGGCGGCGGTTGAGTATTCAAGGACCATGGGACATAATTTTATTGCTCCTGAGCATATTGCTTTTGGTTTGTTCACCGTTGATGATGGTAACGCTACTCGTGTGCTCAAGAG GTTAGGAGTAAATGTAAATCGGTTGGCAGCTGAGGCAGTTTCCAGGCTTCAAGGAGAGCTTGCTAAAGATGGTAGAGAGCCAATTTCATTCAAAAGGTCGCGCGATAAATCTTTTCCTGGAAAAATAACTATCGACAGATCCGCTGAGAAAGCAAATG AGAAAAATGCTCTGGAGCAATTTTGTGTGGATCTTACTGCCCGTGCAAGTGAGGGCCTTATAGACCCAGTAATTGGCAGAGAGACTGAAGTTCAGAGAATTATCGAGATTCTCTGCCGTCGAACCAAAAACAATCCTATTCTGCTTGGTCAAGCTGGGGTTGGGAAGACAGCAATAGCCGAAGGGCTGGCGATAAACATTGCTGAGGGAAATATCCCTGCATTTTTAATG AAAAAGCGGGTAATGTCTTTAGACATTGGACTACTGATTTCAGGTGCAAAGGAGAGGGGTGAACTAGAGGGGCGCGTGACTACATTAATTAAGGAGGTAAAAAAGTCAG GCAATATCATTCTATTCATAGATGAGGTCCACACCCTTGTTGGTGCTGGCACAGTTGGACGGGGAAATAAGGGTTCTGGTCTTGACATTGCTAATTTGCTAAAGCCAGCACTTGGGCGGGGTGAACTGCAG TGTATTGCATCTACCACCATGGATGAGTTCAGATTGCACATTGAGAAGGACAAGGCCTTTGCCCGAAGGTTCCAGCCCGTCTTGATTAATGAACCAAGTCAG GCGGATGCTGTCCAGATACTGTTGGGATTGTGTGAGAAATATGAGTCACATCATAAGTGTAGATACAGTTTGGATGCCATAAATGCTGCTGTGCAACTGTCAGCAAGATATATACCGGATAGGTATCTTCCCGACAAAGCTATTGATCTTATTGATGAGGCTGGTAGTAAATCTCGTATGCAAGCtcacaaaagaagaaaggaacaGCAGGTATCTGTACTCTCACAATCACCTAGTGATTATTGGCAGGAGATTAGAGCTGTTCAAGCCATGCATGAAGTG CAGATCCTGGCAAGCAAGCTGACAGAAAATGATGATGCATCTTGTTTGAATGATGACAGTGAACTTCATTTACAGCCAGCATCGTCTTCTACATCTGATGAAGATGA ACCTCCGGTAGTTGGACCTGAGGAAATAGCAGCAGTTGCTTCACTCTGGACAGGCATTCCCCTTAAGCAGCTTACTGTTGATGAAAGAATGCTTCTGGTTGGTCTTGATGAGCAGCTTAGAAAAAGGGTTGTTGGTCAGGATGAGGCTGTTACAGCCATTTGTCGGGCTGTTAAGAGATCCAGAACTGGCCTTAAGGACCCAAATAGACCAATTTCGGCAATGCTCTTCTGTGGTCCTACTGGAGTTGGAAAATCTGAACTAGCTAAAGCTTTGGCAGCGTCTTATTTTGGTTCT GAATCTGCCATGCTAAGATTGGATATGAGTGAATACATGGAGCGGCATACTGTGAGCAAGTTAATTGGATCGCCTCCTGGTTATGTAGGCTATGGAGAAGGAGGAACACTTACTGAAGCTATCAGAAGAAAGCCTTTCACTGTAGTGCTGCTAGATGAGATTGAAAAGGCTCATCCTGACATATTCAATATTCTCCTTCAGTTGTTTGAAGATGGTCACCTAACAGACTCTCAG GGAAGAAGAGTATCATTTAAGAATGCCCTGATAGTGATGACTTCTAATGTGGGTTCTACAGCCATAGTAAAGGGTAGACAGAATACTATTGGCTTCTTGCTTGCTGATGACGAATCAGCAGCCTCCTATGCTGGTATGAAAGCAATAGTGATGGAAGAGCTCAAGACATATTTCCGCCCAGAGTTGATGAATAGGCTAGACGAAGTAGTAGTATTCCGTCCTCTAGAGAAGCCCCAG ATGCTCCAGATACTAGACCTGATGCTGCAGGAGGTAAGGGCTAGGCTTGTTTCATTGGAAATAAGCTTGGAGGTGTCAGAAGCAGTAATGGAGCTTATATGCCAACAAGGATTTGACAGAAACTACGGTGCACGCCCTCTTAGGAGGGCTGTTACTCAAATGGTTGAAGATCTCCTGAGTGAATCTTTACTTTCTGGGGATCTCAAGCCTGGTGATGTAGCTATAATTAATTTAGATGAGTCTGGAAATCCTGTTGTCGCTAACAAGTCAACCCAGAGTATCCATTTGTCTGATGCGAACGGAAATCCAGTTGTCACAAACAGGTGA
- the LOC107774412 gene encoding chaperone protein ClpD, chloroplastic isoform X4: MELTCSSPLSVNSTISFNSQLRRYVSAYPHKRCQTVFSLFPYCPSSSSHITTTTTTTATTATSSSTSSLFGISLSHRPCNSIPRKIKRSLYIVSGVFERFTERSIKAVMFSQKEAKALGKDMVYTQHLLLGLIAEDRSPGGFLGSRITIDKAREAVRSIWHDDVEDDKAKLASQDSGSATSATDVAFSSSTKRVFEAAVEYSRTMGHNFIAPEHIAFGLFTVDDGNATRVLKRLGVNVNRLAAEAVSRLQGELAKDGREPISFKRSRDKSFPGKITIDRSAEKANEKNALEQFCVDLTARASEGLIDPVIGRETEVQRIIEILCRRTKNNPILLGQAGVGKTAIAEGLAINIAEGNIPAFLMKKRVMSLDIGLLISGAKERGELEGRVTTLIKEVKKSGNIILFIDEVHTLVGAGTVGRGNKGSGLDIANLLKPALGRGELQCIASTTMDEFRLHIEKDKAFARRFQPVLINEPSQADAVQILLGLCEKYESHHKCRYSLDAINAAVQLSARYIPDRYLPDKAIDLIDEAGSKSRMQAHKRRKEQQVSVLSQSPSDYWQEIRAVQAMHEVILASKLTENDDASCLNDDSELHLQPASSSTSDEDEPPVVGPEEIAAVASLWTGIPLKQLTVDERMLLVGLDEQLRKRVVGQDEAVTAICRAVKRSRTGLKDPNRPISAMLFCGPTGVGKSELAKALAASYFGSESAMLRLDMSEYMERHTVSKLIGSPPGYVGYGEGGTLTEAIRRKPFTVVLLDEIEKAHPDIFNILLQLFEDGHLTDSQGRRVSFKNALIVMTSNVGSTAIVKGRQNTIGFLLADDESAASYAGMKAIVMEELKTYFRPELMNRLDEVVVFRPLEKPQMLQILDLMLQEVRARLVSLEISLEVSEAVMELICQQGFDRNYGARPLRRAVTQMVEDLLSESLLSGDLKPGDVAIINLDESGNPVVANKSTQSIHLSDANGNPVVTNR; encoded by the exons ATGGAATTAACGTGCTCGTCTCCACTTTCTGTGAACTCAACAATCAGCTTCAATTCTCAGCTTCGTCGCTATGTTTCTGCTTACCCTCACAAGAGATGTCAAACCGTGTTTTCGCTTTTCCCATATTGCCCTTCTTCCTCCTCTcatattactactactactactactaccgcCACCACCGCTACTAGCAGTTCTACTTCGTCCCTTTTTGGAATTTCCCTTTCTCATCGACCCTGTAATTCAATTCCTCGTAAAATCAAGCGCTCTTTGTATATTGTCTCTGGAGTGTTCGAGAGATTTACTGAGAGATCGATCAAAGCTGTGATGTTTTCACAGAAAGAAGCAAAGGCTTTGGGCAAAGATATGGTGTATACACAGCATCTTTTGCTGGGTCTGATCGCAGAGGATCGTAGCCCTGGTGGATTCCTTGGTTCTCGGATAACTATTGATAAAGCCCGCGAAGCTGTTCGGAGCATATGGCATGATGACGTGGAGGATGATAAAGCGAAACTGGCTTCTCAGGACTCCGGTTCTGCTACGTCGGCTACTGATGTAGCGTTTTCTTCAAGTACAAAGCGCGTATTTGAGGCGGCGGTTGAGTATTCAAGGACCATGGGACATAATTTTATTGCTCCTGAGCATATTGCTTTTGGTTTGTTCACCGTTGATGATGGTAACGCTACTCGTGTGCTCAAGAG GTTAGGAGTAAATGTAAATCGGTTGGCAGCTGAGGCAGTTTCCAGGCTTCAAGGAGAGCTTGCTAAAGATGGTAGAGAGCCAATTTCATTCAAAAGGTCGCGCGATAAATCTTTTCCTGGAAAAATAACTATCGACAGATCCGCTGAGAAAGCAAATG AGAAAAATGCTCTGGAGCAATTTTGTGTGGATCTTACTGCCCGTGCAAGTGAGGGCCTTATAGACCCAGTAATTGGCAGAGAGACTGAAGTTCAGAGAATTATCGAGATTCTCTGCCGTCGAACCAAAAACAATCCTATTCTGCTTGGTCAAGCTGGGGTTGGGAAGACAGCAATAGCCGAAGGGCTGGCGATAAACATTGCTGAGGGAAATATCCCTGCATTTTTAATG AAAAAGCGGGTAATGTCTTTAGACATTGGACTACTGATTTCAGGTGCAAAGGAGAGGGGTGAACTAGAGGGGCGCGTGACTACATTAATTAAGGAGGTAAAAAAGTCAG GCAATATCATTCTATTCATAGATGAGGTCCACACCCTTGTTGGTGCTGGCACAGTTGGACGGGGAAATAAGGGTTCTGGTCTTGACATTGCTAATTTGCTAAAGCCAGCACTTGGGCGGGGTGAACTGCAG TGTATTGCATCTACCACCATGGATGAGTTCAGATTGCACATTGAGAAGGACAAGGCCTTTGCCCGAAGGTTCCAGCCCGTCTTGATTAATGAACCAAGTCAG GCGGATGCTGTCCAGATACTGTTGGGATTGTGTGAGAAATATGAGTCACATCATAAGTGTAGATACAGTTTGGATGCCATAAATGCTGCTGTGCAACTGTCAGCAAGATATATACCGGATAGGTATCTTCCCGACAAAGCTATTGATCTTATTGATGAGGCTGGTAGTAAATCTCGTATGCAAGCtcacaaaagaagaaaggaacaGCAGGTATCTGTACTCTCACAATCACCTAGTGATTATTGGCAGGAGATTAGAGCTGTTCAAGCCATGCATGAAGTG ATCCTGGCAAGCAAGCTGACAGAAAATGATGATGCATCTTGTTTGAATGATGACAGTGAACTTCATTTACAGCCAGCATCGTCTTCTACATCTGATGAAGATGA ACCTCCGGTAGTTGGACCTGAGGAAATAGCAGCAGTTGCTTCACTCTGGACAGGCATTCCCCTTAAGCAGCTTACTGTTGATGAAAGAATGCTTCTGGTTGGTCTTGATGAGCAGCTTAGAAAAAGGGTTGTTGGTCAGGATGAGGCTGTTACAGCCATTTGTCGGGCTGTTAAGAGATCCAGAACTGGCCTTAAGGACCCAAATAGACCAATTTCGGCAATGCTCTTCTGTGGTCCTACTGGAGTTGGAAAATCTGAACTAGCTAAAGCTTTGGCAGCGTCTTATTTTGGTTCT GAATCTGCCATGCTAAGATTGGATATGAGTGAATACATGGAGCGGCATACTGTGAGCAAGTTAATTGGATCGCCTCCTGGTTATGTAGGCTATGGAGAAGGAGGAACACTTACTGAAGCTATCAGAAGAAAGCCTTTCACTGTAGTGCTGCTAGATGAGATTGAAAAGGCTCATCCTGACATATTCAATATTCTCCTTCAGTTGTTTGAAGATGGTCACCTAACAGACTCTCAG GGAAGAAGAGTATCATTTAAGAATGCCCTGATAGTGATGACTTCTAATGTGGGTTCTACAGCCATAGTAAAGGGTAGACAGAATACTATTGGCTTCTTGCTTGCTGATGACGAATCAGCAGCCTCCTATGCTGGTATGAAAGCAATAGTGATGGAAGAGCTCAAGACATATTTCCGCCCAGAGTTGATGAATAGGCTAGACGAAGTAGTAGTATTCCGTCCTCTAGAGAAGCCCCAG ATGCTCCAGATACTAGACCTGATGCTGCAGGAGGTAAGGGCTAGGCTTGTTTCATTGGAAATAAGCTTGGAGGTGTCAGAAGCAGTAATGGAGCTTATATGCCAACAAGGATTTGACAGAAACTACGGTGCACGCCCTCTTAGGAGGGCTGTTACTCAAATGGTTGAAGATCTCCTGAGTGAATCTTTACTTTCTGGGGATCTCAAGCCTGGTGATGTAGCTATAATTAATTTAGATGAGTCTGGAAATCCTGTTGTCGCTAACAAGTCAACCCAGAGTATCCATTTGTCTGATGCGAACGGAAATCCAGTTGTCACAAACAGGTGA